Proteins from a genomic interval of Rhipicephalus microplus isolate Deutch F79 chromosome 6, USDA_Rmic, whole genome shotgun sequence:
- the LOC142765596 gene encoding arylamine N-acetyltransferase-like yields the protein MEPLSDQCAESYLEFLKAGKPTEPTLDYLDRLIRVHLERVTFENLDVLLQRRVSLDAETVLGKVTGRGRGGYCFELNSLFGRLLLALGYSLKLRAARLRLTTPDDSAKRTRLSHMVLLVEVGDSDRYIVDVGIVQCGLHRALPVAGDATPFRVRILDALNTFEVAVPTSDGGWKAIYVVEPYDLDWLDFGTLNWYSSTHPDSSMRRLLVVGRRSPRGDGCWLRLINDRFVRWSPTSGVVEKRLMKDENEIVDILRDEFGLNMSKADDEAPLRIRLRELLESLRLGKNLFLKKVLWPES from the coding sequence ATGGAACCACTGTCCGACCAGTGTGCTGAGAGTTACCTCGAGTTCTTGAAGGCTGGCAAGCCCACCGAGCCGACCTTGGACTACCTCGACAGGCTGATTAGGGTGCACCTGGAGCGAGTCACCTTCGAAAACCTGGACGTGCTTCTGCAGCGACGTGTCAGCCTGGACGCCGAGACCGTGTTGGGAAAGGTGACGGGACGAGGCCGAGGAGGCTACTGTTTCGAGCTCAACTCCCTTTTCGGCCGCCTTCTGCTGGCTCTCGGCTACAGCCTGAAACTGAGGGCGGCCCGCTTGCGCCTCACGACTCCCGACGACTCGGCCAAACGCACGAGGCTGTCCCACATGGTCCTGCTGGTCGAGGTGGGCGACAGTGACCGCTACATCGTGGACGTCGGCATCGTGCAGTGTGGACTTCACCGGGCACTGCCCGTGGCCGGTGACGCGACGCCCTTCCGCGTTCGCATCCTGGACGCCCTGAACACCTTCGAGGTCGCGGTACCCACGAGTGACGGCGGCTGGAAGGCTATCTACGTCGTCGAGCCATACGATCTCGACTGGCTCGACTTTGGCACGCTCAACTGGTACTCGTCGACTCACCCCGACAGTTCTATGCGACGCCTCCTCGTGGTGGGACGACGATCACCTCGTGGAGATGGTTGTTGGCTGCGGCTCATTAACGACCGGTTCGTGCGCTGGTCGCCGACAAGCGGCGTCGTCGAGAAAAGGCTGATGAAAGACGAGAACGAAATTGTCGATATTCTGCGAGATGAGTTCGGGCTGAATATGAGTAAAGCGGATGACGAGGCGCCGCTTCGCATTCGCTTGCGAGAGCTGCTCGAGAGCTTGAGGCTGGGTAAGAACCTCTTTCTCAAGAAAGTGTTGTGGCCCGAAAGTTGA